The DNA segment GCCGCTCCTAGCAGCAGTGGGAGACAAGCTGCGGGCTGTTTCGTGGGACCGCGAGCAATACCCGGACTTTCTGTGGTCCTGCTGGCACCTTGCAAATGGGGATCCTCGCGACCTGGTTAAGCTCGTCAAGTACATGGATCGGATCGAGGAGATCATCGGTCCGGATCGTGCAGGGTTCCCAGAACATTGGCTTTTGACGGGTCGCTTGAGCAATTTCGAAGCGGTGCCCGAGGCGACGCGCGCGCGAGTCCTGGGCGAAATGCGTCGTCGAGATATCTACGACACTATCGTTCCTGAAGACTTCGCGCATGCTCTAGGAATGTACCCGTCCGCTCCGGGGCGATGGATTATTCAGCCATGGCTTGATGCCGGGATGAGGATCGACCCTGAGTCTGCGCGTCGCGGTCTAGAAGAGGTAACCGCTGCTGCAATGGGTGGACAAAACCCGGTTGCAACCCGCGCCAAGGCCTCGGTTTTCCGGCAATATGTTCACGCTGGCAGGATCTCCATGCCGTCCGAGCTGCGTGACGAGTGGCGAGACGTCATCGTCCGATACCCGATGAAGACCACCCCTGAAGAGACCTCCAAGGTCGAGACCTTTATTCGAGCCAGTTTCGGTGCGATGGAAGGAGCCAGGGAGGAGAAAGAATCGAGGGGTGAAGGGTCGTCCGCGTGGCCGCAGACTTTCTGGCGGTCGAATTGGAGTCTGTTTCCCTGCCGCCGCCATGAAGCTCCCCAGGCACAGCCGATCCTCAGCGACGATCATGAGGTCGCGGTCGAATCCGCGTATCGGGAGATGAAGGCTGACATCAAGGCTCTTCATGAGCGGTTCCTGCAGCTCGCTGACACGACCGATCCTGACATTTTTAACCCGGACCGCTATGAGGTGCTCACCGGGATTGTGGCACGGGTACTCAGATACCTGAATGTCTACATCGGTTACCCAGCGCTTTGGACAATGGAGCACGGGGCTTCGCTGCTGCGAAGTGTTGTTGAGGCTAGGATCATCATCAAGTATCTCGCAGTCGCCGATGTTGACTCTGATATCTTCCGGCGCTTCAAGGCTTACGGAATGGGGCGCCTGAAGCTCCTAAAGCTCCACTTTGAAGAGTATCTGGCTGCGGAGCAAGATCCCCACGAAGACATGATCGCCTACGTAGAATATCTTGAGGCGCTGGTCAATCAAGATATCATGGAGGAATTTCAAGACATCAACCTCGGTGGGAACTTCGCAGGGAAGGATATGCGGAAGATGGCGGCCGAGGTCGGTCTTGAACGTGAATATCGGCTACTCTTCGCGCCAGCGAGCAGTAATGTGCACGGCGAGTGGTCCGTTATCGATGAATATGCTCTTGAGCGGTGTAGAAGCCCGCTGCACCTAAGGCACCGGATCGTTCGAAGAGAGGTCGACGGTCCAATTGGGGGGATGGTCGTCGATGCCGTAGTAGAGTTCGCCTCTCTACTGGTGGATGAGTATGAGCAGGCAACTAGTCATGGGCGGACTCTTACTGGAAGCTTTGACTCGGAGTAGAGGTGACTATGAGAGGGCGGCGGAGTGGCTTTGGGCTGGAGCTGATTTGGCGCGAGTGATCATGGCCCATTACGCTAGCCCGCGGATCGGGCAGGTTTGTGAACCTGCCCGTTAGTGCCCGACTTTGGGCCATGATCTTCGAGGCTCGCGCCAAATTGGCTGCCTAAAGCCGTGGAGTCGACCGCCCCAGCCATAGAGGGTGTCTCTCACTTCATGCCCGCAGCCGCCGAGCGCGCCGGCGCGCGCGGCCAGCCGGGGCGCAGACAGGAGGCAGGCCGCACCGCTGAGGCGGCGCGGCTCTTGATGAAGTAGGGAAAGTGCTACCACGTTGGGAGCAGGTGCCCGGCGCAGCTTGTGTGCCGGACGTGGCCGCCGCCCCCGCCCAACCGGAGCGGTCGACGGCCACATCCGGAGGCTGTCAGGCCGCAGCAGCGGCCTCGCGGCCCCGTCGTGTCCGCCGGTGGACGATCTCGTCGAAGGTGGCGCGGGCGCCTGTGGGGTCGATGTAGTGCATCGCCAGGAGGGCGGCGATGACGGCGCCGACCAGGTCGTTCTGGACCTCGGACCAGGTGTGGGCGTCGTCGCAGGTGGTGAGGCCCTTCAGGCGTGGAGCGCGTGCATCGCCTCACCGGCCTCTTCGGCGACCTTGCCGACCTGGAGGGCCTTGAGCTCCTCGTCGGGGAGGTGCGCGCCAGCCGCTCGGCAGACGGCGGAGAGCTTCTCGATGTTGTCCCACAGGGTGTCCACGTCGGACCTCCGATCGATGGGTTCGGCTAGTCCTGTGCGGGGCGTCCGAGCTGGCGTACGGTCCATCCGGCCATGCGCCAGGCGTCGGCGTCGATGAGGTTGCGGAGGTCGACGAGGACCGGGGCCGCGACCAGTGGGGCGAGGGCCTTGGGGTCGGCCTCGCGGAAGTGGGGCCACTCGGTGGCCAGGACGATCAGTTCGGCGTCCTGGACGGAGGCGTCGAGGGTGTCGGCGTAGTCGAGTTCGGGGTTGCGGCGTAGCGCACTGGGCACGGCGTGGGGGTCGTGGACCGTGACGGTCGCGCCGCGCTGGTGCATCAGCGCGGCGATCGCCAGGGCGGGGGATTCGCGTACGTCGTTGGTGCCGGCCTTGAAGGACGCGCCCCAGACGGTGACGCGTACGCCGTTCACTGGGCGGCCGAGGGTCTGCTCGATGATCTTCAGCGCGGCGGTGGGGCGTGATTCGTTGACCTCTTCCGCCGCGCGCAGCATGGCTGCGGCTTCGGTGGCGCCCAAGGTGCGGGCGGAAGCGGTGAAGGCGCGGACGTCCTTCGGTAGGCAGCCGCCGCCGTAGCCGGGGCCGGGGTTCAGGCCGCCACGGCCGATGCGCGGGTCGACGCCGATGGCCTCGGTCAGCTGCTGGACGTCGGCCCCCGCCGCGGCGCACATGTCGGCGACGCCGTTGATGAACGAGATCTTCATGCCGAGGTACGCGTTCGCCGCGCCTTTGATCAGCTCGGCCGTGGCTGGGTCGGTGACGAACAGCGGGATGCCGTCGGCCAGGAGCGGCGCGTACACCTGGCGTACGACGTCCTCGGCGCGGGCCGAGGGGACGCCGACCACGATGCGGTCGGGGCGCAGGGTGTCGTCGATGGCGTGGCCCTCGCGCAGAAACTCCGGGTTCCAGACGACCTCCACGTCCTCACCGGCCGGAGAGAGGCGCGCGAGGAGTGCGCCGAGGTCACGGGAGGTGCCGACGGTGACCGTGGACTTCCCGATGATCACCGTCGGGCGGGTCAGGTGCGGGGCCAGCGCGCGGGCGGCGCCGAAGACCTGCCCGGTGTCGTAGCTCCGCCCGTCCGCGTCGATCGGCGTGCCCACGGCCAGGAAGTGGACGTCCGCGAACTCGCCCGCCTCGGCGAGGCTGGTGGTGAACCGCAGCCGCCCGGATGCGGTGTGCGTAGCCAGGAGTTCCGGCAGACCCTCCTCGTAGATCGGGCACTCGCCGGCGTTGAGGCGGTCGATCTTCGCCTGGTCCAGGTCCACGCCGATGACCTCGTGGCCGATCTCGGCCATGGCGGCGGCGTGGGGGATGCCCAGGTGACCGCAGCCGATGACGGATACGCGCATGGTCGACGCTCCTTTCCCTGTACTCGCCCGCCCGGTGAGTCCGGGCCGGCCGGGTGCGCCACGCTAGCGCCCCCACCTGGCGCGGCCCCCCTCGTACAGGTGGCTCAACCTCGTTTCTGCTTCAGGACGTTGACGAGGGCGGGCAGCGCTTCGGCGGCGGTGGCCCGGCACACCAGGTCACCGTCCTGGGGCCCTTCCAGCGGGTACGGCATGAACTCGCCGTCGTGCCAGAAGCCCTCCGGGTCGAGGTAGACGACCTGCATGCCCCGCTCGCGGGCACGAGCCTGCACCTTGCGTCGGTCGGCATGCAGACCGACGACGAGGAGGGCCTTGGCGCCGTCGACCCACTCGACATCGGTACGGCCTGGTCGTACCGGCGCATGAAGCACTCGTCGGGCCCGGCACGAGCGGTGACCGGCCCGACGAGGTGGCCGGCGTCCTTCAGCTCCTTGAGCGCTCGCATCGCCGGGGTGGGCTCGGCCAGGAAGCAGGCGCGGAACATCTCGGCGAGAGCGTGACCCGCCTCCCACGATGTGCCGCAGCTGATCCGCACCTGGAACGGCAGCAGGTCAGTCAGCAGGGAGAGGTCCGGGATGAGCGTGGAAAGCACGTTCCACGGGAGTTGCCGGCCCGAGGGCGGAGGGGCAGCTTGCAGTGCCCAGGCCGGACTAGGAGGTTGCCGACGCGCTCTGGGTCGTCGGCTGCCTGCGGATACTGGGCGAGGTCGTAGGGCGGGTTCTTTCGCTCCGGGAAAGAGATGGGGGTCGGCACCGAACACCTGTCGGGGAAACTCTGGCGCGGCTTCGGGTTCGGATGGCTGAATGAGAAAGGCCCCGGTCGTTGACCGGGGCCTTTCTTTCAAGAGCGGGTGACGAGAATCGAACTCGCGCTCTGAGCTTGGGAAGCTCATGTTCTACCATTAAACTACACCCGCGAAAAATTCGGACGCTCTTTTCGGGGAGCATCCTCGGACACTGTACCCCATCTCGATCGCGTCGCGTGGGCGGGAGTTGGGGGCGTAGCGTGGGTGGCGGAGTGCCGCGTGGAGCGGCGTCCTGTTCATCCCCTAATGTGGCGGTCTCGTCCACGTCTTGATGGGGAAGGGACTTGATGGACTCCATGGAGCGCACCGTCGTCCGCTGTGCCGAAGGGCACGTTTTCGCTACCAGCACGTTTCCGATGCAGCAGCTCGGGGCAGGGCGCATCGGGCCCGGCCGGCTGATCAGGTGTCCCCGGTGTGCGCGGTTGCGGCATGCCGTGCCCGTGGTGCTCGAGCGGCGGTAGCCAGGCGGGTGACAGGCGCGCGGGCGGCCCGATGGGGGTGGGCCCGCGCGTTCTGCGTATCCTCGGTGGGTGCTTCTCTCAGACAAGGACATCCGCGCCGAGATCGACGCCGGACGCGTACGCATTGATCCATTCGACGCGTCGATGGTGCAGCCCTCGAGCATCGATGTGCGGCTCGACCGCTACTTCCGGGTGTTCGAGAACCACCGGTACCCGCACATCGACCCGGCCGTCGAACAGGTGGACCTCACCCGTACCGTCGAGCCGGAGGGGGACGACGCGTTCATCCTGCACCCCGGTGAGTTCGTGCTGGCGTCCACGTACGAGGTCATTTCATTGCCCAACGATCTCGCGTCCCGGCTGGAGGGCAAGAGTTCCCTCGGTCGGCTCGGGCTGGTCACGCATTCCACCGCCGGGTTCATCGACCCCGGTTTCTCCGGGCACGTGACCCTGGAGCTCTCGAATCTGGCGACACTGCCGATAAAGTTGTGGCCGGGAATGAAGATCGGCCAGCTGTGCATGTTCCGGCTGAGTTCGCCCTCGGAGTTCCCTTACGGCTCCGAGCGGTACGGGTCGCGTTATCAGGGGCAGCGCGGTCCCACCGCTTCGCGCTCCTTCCTGAATTTCCACCGGACGCAGGTGTGAGGGCTCGATGACTGACGATGTGCGGGAGAACCTGACGTACGACGGCTTCGGCCACGCCGTACGCGAGCTGGCGCAGACCGTGGCCGACGACGGGTACGAGCCGGACGTGGTGCTGAGCATCGCGCGCGGCGGGGTGTTCGTCGCGGGTGGTCTGGCGTACGCGCTGGACTGCAAGAACATCCACCTGGTGAACGTCGAGTTCTACACGGGTGTGGGCACCACGCTGGAAATGCCGGTCATGCTGGCGCCCGTGCCCAACGTCATCGACTTCTCGGACAAGAAGGTCCTGATCGCCGACGACGTCGCCGACACCGGCAAGACGCTCAAGCTGGTGCGCGACTTCTGCATCGACCATGTCGCCGAGGTGCGTTCCGCGGTCATCTACGAGAAGTCGCACTCGCTCGTGAAGTGCGAGTACGTGTGGAAGAAGACCGATCGCTGGATCAACTTCCCGTGGAGCGTGGAGAAGCCCGTCGTGCGGCGCAGTGGACAGGTTCTCGACGCGTAACAGCGGCACGCACCGGCCTCATGGCGCGAAAAAGGGCCCCGGCAGTGCGCCGGGGCCCTTTCGCGTACGCGGCGTGCGCCGGTGGCGTCAGATCGTGCCGAGCTTCAGGATCGACACCAGGGCCAGCAGCTGGATCGCCGACGCGCCCAGCGCCTTCGGCCACGGCAGGTCGTGCGACTTGCTCACCATCGAGGTCAGCAGCGCCGCCGCGGCCAGCCAGGTGACCCAGCCGAGTATGACGACCAGCGAGTTCTCGCCGCCCAGGAACATCGCGAAGACCAGGCGCGGGACGTCTGTGATGGACATGATCAGCATGGACAGGCCCACCGTCGGCTGCCAGGAGCCGTCGCCGCCGAGCTGGCGGGCCAGCGTGTGCGTGACCGCGCCCAGCACCAGGCCGCCGAGCACGAAGCAGACGCCCGTGATGATGACGAAGGGGACGGCGCTGGAGACCGGGGCGTGGATCGCGTCCTCGCGGGCCTGGTCGAAGCCGAAGAGGGCCAGCAGGCCGTAGAGGAACGTCACGGTCAGGGCCGGGCCCCAGACCGCGTAGTCGCGCATCTGCCAGAACGTCGGTCCCGGACGCGTCACGATGCCGGTGAGCAGCTGCTTCCAGTGCAGGCGCGGCCCCATCGGCGCGGCGGGCGCGTGGCCGGCCCGGTAGGCGTTGCCGTCGCTGTACGGCTCCTCGTCGATGCGGAACGCCTGCGTGTGGCCGGGGTTGTTCGCGTACGGGTCGCCGGGGTTCGGCCCCTGCGGGTACGGGTAGGGGGCCGGTTCGCCGAAGTACTCCGGCTCGTCCGGGCCGCCGGCGTAACCGCCCTGGTGCCCGGAGTTCCCGTAGTGCCCGCCCCCGTGTCCGGGGCCCCCGTGTCCGGGACCGCCGGGTCCGGGCCCTCCCCGGTAGCCCGGTCCGCCGGGCTGCGGTCCGCCCGTGGGCGGCCACGGCTGCTGTCCGTACGGCGGCGCCTGATGGCCGTACGGCGGCTGCGGTGCCGCCTGGTTGCCGTACGGCTGCTGCCGCGGTTGCTGTTGCCCTTGCTGCGGGGTGCGGTTGTCCCGGCCGCGTCCGATCCTGAATCCAGCCACGTTGTCGAACGTACCCGGTCCGCCGGGGACGGGGGCGCGGGGCCGGGGAAGTACCGGCCTTTGACGCGTAGATGTGACATCCCCTAGGGGACCCCCATGGGGCTGTCCCCCGTACCGGGCCGTGCCGGGCCGGGTGTTCCCCGTACGGGGCCGACCGGCCCCCGTGCCGGGCCGGGAAAGGCGGAAGCGGCCGGTCCTGCCCCCGAGGCAGGTCCGGCCGCTTCACCGCGCCGCGGCGCGGCCCGTTTCGCTCAGCGCGCCTACTTCGCCGGTTCCGGCTCCGGCTCGTCCGCCGACTCCGCCTCGCCCGCCGGGTCGGCCGGGGTCTTCACGGAGTCGAGCAGCAGCTGGGACACGTCCACCACCTGGACGGACTCCTTCGCCTTGCCCTCGTTCTTCTTGCCGTTGACCGAGTCGGTCAGCATGACGAGGCAGAACGGGCAGGCCGTGGAGACGATGTCCGGGTCGATGGCGAGGGCTTCGTCGACGCGCTCGTTGTTGATGCGCTTGCCGATCCGCTCCTCCATCCACATCCGGGCCCCGCCGGCGCCGCAGCAGAAGCCGCGCTCCTTGTGGCGGTGCATCTCCTCGTTCCGCAGACCCGGAACCTTGGCGATGATCTCGCGCGGGGGCGTGTAGATCTTGTTGTGCCGGCCCAGGTAGCAGGGGTCGTGGTACGTGATCAGACCCTCGACCGGGGTCACCGGGATCAGCCTGCCCTCGTCCACGAGGTGCTGGAGCAGCTGCGTGTGGTGGATGACCTCGTACTCGCCGCCGAGCTGCGGGTACTCGTTGGCGATGGTGTTGAAGCAGTGCGGGCAGGTCGCGACGATCTTCTTCGCGGCCTTGGCCTTCTTCGTCGAGTCGTCCTCATCGTCCTCGCCGAAGGCCATGTTCAGCATCGCGACGTTCTCCGCGCCGAGCTGCTGGAACAGCGGCTCGTTGCCGAGCCGGCGGGCCGAGTCACCGGTGCACTTCTCGTCGCCGCCCATGATCGCGAACTTGACGCCCGCGATGTGCAGCAGCTCCGCGAAGGCCTTGGTGGTCTTCTTGGCGCGGTCCTCCAGGGCACCGGCGCAGCCGACCCAGTAGAGGTAGTCGACCTCGGTGAGGTCCTCGACGTCCTTGCCGACGATCGGAACCTCGAAGTCCACCTCCTTGGTCCACTCGACGCGCTGCTTCTTGGCGAGCCCCCAGGGGTTGCCCTTCTTCTCCAGGTTCTTGAGCATGGTCCCCGCCTCGGACGGGAACGCCGACTCGATCATCACCTGGTAGCGGCGCATGTCGACGATGTGGTCGATGTGCTCGATGTCGACCGGGCACTGCTCCACGCACGCACCGCAGGTGGTGCAGGACCACAGGACGTCCGGGTCGATGACGCCGTTCTCCTCGACCGTGCCGATCAGCGGGCGCTCGGCCTCGGCGAGGGCGGAGGCGGGCACGTCCTTCAGCTGCTCGGCGGTCGCCTTCTCCTCGCCCTCCATGTCCTTGCCGCCACCGGCCAGCAGGTACGGGGCCTTGGCGTGCGCGTGGTCGCGCAGGGACATGATCAGGAGCTTCGGCGAGAGCGGCTTGCCGGTGTTCCAGGCGGGGCACTGCGACTGGCAGCGGCCGCACTCGGTGCAGGTGGAGAAGTCGAGGATGCCCTTCCAGGAGAACTGCTCGACCTGGGAGACACCGAAGACGGCGTCGTCGGCGGGGTCCTCCCAGTCGATCTCCTTGCCGCCCGTGGTCATCGGCTGCAGCGCGCCCAGCGCGACGGCGCCGTCGGCGTTCCGCTTGAACCAGATGTTCGGGAAGCCGAGGAAGCGGTGCCAGGCGACACCCATGTTGGTGTTGAGCGAGACGGTGATCATCCAGATCAGCGAGGTGCCGATCTTGATCATCGCGACGAAGTAGATGAGGTTCTGCAGCGTGCCGAGGGCCAGCCCCTTGAAGGCGAGGACCAGCGGGTACGACACGAAGTACGCGGCCTCGTAGCCGTCGACGTGGTGGATCGCGCCTTCCAGCCCGCGCAGGGTCAGGATCGCGAGGCCGATGACGAGGATGACGTACTCGACGAAGTACGCCTGCCACGCGACCGAGCCCGTGAAGCGCGACTTGCGGCCGGCGCGGGAGGGCAGGTTCAGCAGCCGGATGGCGATCAGCACCAGGATGCCGACCGTCGTCATCAGGCCGATGAACTCGATGTACAGCTCGAACGGCAGCCAGCCGCCGATGATCGGCAGCACCCAGTCGGCCTGGAAGAGCTGCCCGTACGCCTGGAGCAGCGTCGGCGGCAGGGTCAGGAAGCCGATGGCGACGAACCAGTGCGCGAAGCCGACGATCCCCCACCGGTTCATCCGGGTGTGGCC comes from the Streptomyces sp. NBC_00525 genome and includes:
- a CDS encoding UDP-glucose dehydrogenase family protein, with protein sequence MRVSVIGCGHLGIPHAAAMAEIGHEVIGVDLDQAKIDRLNAGECPIYEEGLPELLATHTASGRLRFTTSLAEAGEFADVHFLAVGTPIDADGRSYDTGQVFGAARALAPHLTRPTVIIGKSTVTVGTSRDLGALLARLSPAGEDVEVVWNPEFLREGHAIDDTLRPDRIVVGVPSARAEDVVRQVYAPLLADGIPLFVTDPATAELIKGAANAYLGMKISFINGVADMCAAAGADVQQLTEAIGVDPRIGRGGLNPGPGYGGGCLPKDVRAFTASARTLGATEAAAMLRAAEEVNESRPTAALKIIEQTLGRPVNGVRVTVWGASFKAGTNDVRESPALAIAALMHQRGATVTVHDPHAVPSALRRNPELDYADTLDASVQDAELIVLATEWPHFREADPKALAPLVAAPVLVDLRNLIDADAWRMAGWTVRQLGRPAQD
- a CDS encoding DUF5677 domain-containing protein → MDRIEEIIGPDRAGFPEHWLLTGRLSNFEAVPEATRARVLGEMRRRDIYDTIVPEDFAHALGMYPSAPGRWIIQPWLDAGMRIDPESARRGLEEVTAAAMGGQNPVATRAKASVFRQYVHAGRISMPSELRDEWRDVIVRYPMKTTPEETSKVETFIRASFGAMEGAREEKESRGEGSSAWPQTFWRSNWSLFPCRRHEAPQAQPILSDDHEVAVESAYREMKADIKALHERFLQLADTTDPDIFNPDRYEVLTGIVARVLRYLNVYIGYPALWTMEHGASLLRSVVEARIIIKYLAVADVDSDIFRRFKAYGMGRLKLLKLHFEEYLAAEQDPHEDMIAYVEYLEALVNQDIMEEFQDINLGGNFAGKDMRKMAAEVGLEREYRLLFAPASSNVHGEWSVIDEYALERCRSPLHLRHRIVRREVDGPIGGMVVDAVVEFASLLVDEYEQATSHGRTLTGSFDSE
- a CDS encoding (Fe-S)-binding protein, with product MQLAAIIVSLVLTVVGVALIARAVAQIYRFVTLGQPVPAGSRTDNPKQRTITLVREFLGHTRMNRWGIVGFAHWFVAIGFLTLPPTLLQAYGQLFQADWVLPIIGGWLPFELYIEFIGLMTTVGILVLIAIRLLNLPSRAGRKSRFTGSVAWQAYFVEYVILVIGLAILTLRGLEGAIHHVDGYEAAYFVSYPLVLAFKGLALGTLQNLIYFVAMIKIGTSLIWMITVSLNTNMGVAWHRFLGFPNIWFKRNADGAVALGALQPMTTGGKEIDWEDPADDAVFGVSQVEQFSWKGILDFSTCTECGRCQSQCPAWNTGKPLSPKLLIMSLRDHAHAKAPYLLAGGGKDMEGEEKATAEQLKDVPASALAEAERPLIGTVEENGVIDPDVLWSCTTCGACVEQCPVDIEHIDHIVDMRRYQVMIESAFPSEAGTMLKNLEKKGNPWGLAKKQRVEWTKEVDFEVPIVGKDVEDLTEVDYLYWVGCAGALEDRAKKTTKAFAELLHIAGVKFAIMGGDEKCTGDSARRLGNEPLFQQLGAENVAMLNMAFGEDDEDDSTKKAKAAKKIVATCPHCFNTIANEYPQLGGEYEVIHHTQLLQHLVDEGRLIPVTPVEGLITYHDPCYLGRHNKIYTPPREIIAKVPGLRNEEMHRHKERGFCCGAGGARMWMEERIGKRINNERVDEALAIDPDIVSTACPFCLVMLTDSVNGKKNEGKAKESVQVVDVSQLLLDSVKTPADPAGEAESADEPEPEPAK
- a CDS encoding Yip1 family protein: MAGFRIGRGRDNRTPQQGQQQPRQQPYGNQAAPQPPYGHQAPPYGQQPWPPTGGPQPGGPGYRGGPGPGGPGHGGPGHGGGHYGNSGHQGGYAGGPDEPEYFGEPAPYPYPQGPNPGDPYANNPGHTQAFRIDEEPYSDGNAYRAGHAPAAPMGPRLHWKQLLTGIVTRPGPTFWQMRDYAVWGPALTVTFLYGLLALFGFDQAREDAIHAPVSSAVPFVIITGVCFVLGGLVLGAVTHTLARQLGGDGSWQPTVGLSMLIMSITDVPRLVFAMFLGGENSLVVILGWVTWLAAAALLTSMVSKSHDLPWPKALGASAIQLLALVSILKLGTI
- a CDS encoding phosphoribosyltransferase, whose amino-acid sequence is MTDDVRENLTYDGFGHAVRELAQTVADDGYEPDVVLSIARGGVFVAGGLAYALDCKNIHLVNVEFYTGVGTTLEMPVMLAPVPNVIDFSDKKVLIADDVADTGKTLKLVRDFCIDHVAEVRSAVIYEKSHSLVKCEYVWKKTDRWINFPWSVEKPVVRRSGQVLDA
- the dcd gene encoding dCTP deaminase, whose amino-acid sequence is MLLSDKDIRAEIDAGRVRIDPFDASMVQPSSIDVRLDRYFRVFENHRYPHIDPAVEQVDLTRTVEPEGDDAFILHPGEFVLASTYEVISLPNDLASRLEGKSSLGRLGLVTHSTAGFIDPGFSGHVTLELSNLATLPIKLWPGMKIGQLCMFRLSSPSEFPYGSERYGSRYQGQRGPTASRSFLNFHRTQV